From Dermochelys coriacea isolate rDerCor1 chromosome 23, rDerCor1.pri.v4, whole genome shotgun sequence, one genomic window encodes:
- the LOC119847313 gene encoding 40S ribosomal protein S2-like, with the protein MADDAGAAAAGGAGAAGAAARGGFRGGFGSGLRGRGRGCGARGKAEDKAWIPVNKLGRLVKDMKIKSLEEIYLFSLPIKELEIIDFFLVSSLKDEVLKIMPVQKLTPAGQHTRFKAFVAIGDYSGHVSLGVKCSKEVATAIHGAIILAKLSIVPVQQGY; encoded by the coding sequence ATGGCGGATGACgccggtgctgctgctgcaggaggagcgggagctgcaggagcagctgcaaGAGGGGGTTTCCGAGGTGGCTTTGGCAGTGGTCTCCGAGGCCGTGGTCGGGGTTGTGGGGCCCGTGGCAAAGCTGAAGACAAAGCATGGATTCCTGTCAACAAACTTGGTCGCCTAGTCAAGGATATGAAAATCAAGTCTCTTGAAGAGATTTATCTTTTCTCCCTTCCAATCAAGGAATTAGAAATCATCGACTTCTTTCTGGTATCTTCCCTGAAGGATGAGGTTCTGAAGATCATGCCTGTCCAGAAACTGACTCCTGCTGGTCAGCATACCAGGTTCAAGGCTTTTGTAGCTATTGGTGACTACAGTGGTCATGTCTCCCTTGGTGTAAAATGCTCCAAGGAAGTCGCCACTGCTATTCATGGGGCAATCATCTTGGCTAAACTATCCATTGTACCAGTACAACAAGGCTACTAG